In the genome of Malania oleifera isolate guangnan ecotype guangnan chromosome 5, ASM2987363v1, whole genome shotgun sequence, the window ataaaatcaatcccAGTTTGCTTTCATTCACTGATTCAAGAAAGGAACAAAAAAAGGCTAACAATAATCATaataatcacaataataataacaatataggTTGAGGTGGTCAGAAAAGGTTATGATCTTGTTTGATTGACTTGACAGAAAATTGACAGAAAATATGACACTTGAAATAGGAGAGATGGCCAAAGAAAACACCATGGATTCATATATGCCAAACTTAATAAGGTTAAATTAAAGCTTACTTAACAAGTCAAGTTTTTTCAATAGCGTCTGGACAGTTTAAAAGTCAAAACTCAAATGACAATTGCTACAACAATAGAAGGCTATCTCTGAAATTTCTTCTGATGAGCTCATAGTTCCATTGCCAGCAATATTAAAATGGAAGAAACTACCTAAAACAACTACAACTgtgattatatcatattatatgaTCAAATCCCTATAGTGACGAGTACATATGGTATTGTTAAGCTGAAGATTTGATCCCAAAAACAAAGCAAAAGGAATAATTAATATTGCTAGTAAAACTTGTTCCCTGTAAATGAAAGATTATGAAGCAACTATGCTTGAATAACTCAACATTTACCTTGGATCTCCCAATCAATGTTTCTCATATAACTTGGACACAGCAAAATGTGACGCTATATTCAAAATCTGAAGTTTTGCCAATTTGTCATCTATTTGCATGCTTATGATTGGAAAAAATGAGCTTGACCTACCGAATAAAAATTTATCAAGGCTACTATTTGCCATGTATTCATAGACAAGCAGCAATTCCGGCCCTTTGCTACAATACCCAAGAAGACGGATGAGTTTACGATGATGAACATTACTTATAAGCTTGACTTCTTTCTCGTGATCTGCCTTTGTCTTGCTGGATTGGCTTATAGTGAGTTTTTTCACTGCAACTATTTTCCCATTTTTAAGAATGCCCTGTTAAAGAAATGAAATGGTACAGAGTGATCGCTCGCCCATTAAACTATCCAACAAAGTACTAGACAGAAAATGGATTAGAAATGCTGAATGGCAAACGTGATGCATAGTGAATTTTGCAATGCAGACGAAGTAAGGCTGTGGGAACCAATGCAAAGGAAATCCATCTGATGAGGCTTATCATTCTTGTGGACTCCACAGCCACAATTTGGCTATCATTATCAACAACAGAAAAAGAGCATAGTGGTAGATGTGCTTTCATAATTTTGATGAAACACCCAAGCACTATCATTATCAACAACAGAAAAAGAGCATAGTGGTAGATGTGCTTTCATAATTTTGATGAAACACCCAAGCAATCACCCCCTTCTccaaccccaaaaataataaaataataatagtgtgGAGAAGAAGAACAAGAGGCGAATGTCACCTTGAATACACCACCAAAACCTCCTTCTCCTAGTTTGTTTTCTTCACTGAAGTTTTTCGTTGCAGATTTCAAATCCTTATAACTGTAATTCACTGGGCCTCGCAACTCAGTTGCACCTAATATATCACCTTGGAGAAAAAGAGCAGCTGCAATTTGTTAATGTTTGCAAAAAACTAGAAAGGAAAACGAGAAAATATGAACGTAGTCTAAAGGGGTTAAccaaataagaagaagaagatgatgatgatgaagaaattgTCCATTTTGGAAATTAATCAGTATGGAAATATGTGGAGCAGCTACCTAAAAATTTGACATTGCATTTTCATTTAGTTTAGAAGAAAATAGAGACagaaaacttaggaaaattttgcTTTACCTTTAATAGCTGACTTTGGCTTTCTTGACAGCCGATACCACACAAACAAAGTGAGGATAATTAAAATGAGGCCTACACCTCCTACCACTACTCCAATAATGGCTTTCTCCTTGCTTGAACCCCCTGCAGAAATTCAACATGCCCGATGAACAATTCTAGTAGCATTGCACATTATAATAATATTCGTGGATAAGTGCTTGTATGTTTGTTGGTCAAGTGCTCAAGAATGAGGAAGAGATGTTACGACCACTTCCAAAGAAGGGTGTGAGATTGGTCGTTTGGTTGTCGACGAAGAAGGATGTTTGTGAATACCTCAGAAAACACCCAGCATCAACAGCCCTACCATCTGCATTAGGAGGACAAATCTGTATGTTGCTGTATGCCACTTTCAAGCAGTCCTGGCAACCGCTCTTACTCACCGTTTCAGCACACTGTGCTACCCCATACGCTACTGCATCACCACCATCACCTACCACTCTTTTCTTAGAAGCTGCAAAGAAACCACTAATGGAAGGAGTTGCAACTTCAAGATCCATTAATAGTGCATTCACTGCAACTTCAAAAGCACTTGTCTGTGATGCAGTTCGGTTCCCACATATTGCTTCATTGCCAGGAAGAGTATAGAAGCTACTGCTCTCGTACCTCAACGACAGAATCAACCAGTAAGAAATTGAATTGACAAACTGAAAGTTAGTAGTAATTAACCAGATTTTCTGCCTCCCAAACTTCAATTCAAAGTTCGAAATTGTTAGATTACCCCCTTTATCTAAAAGATTAAATGTTAGATTGAGagccaaatatatatatatatatatatatatatatcaagccATAACACTCCCCACACATACAGCCGCACTGCAcctaaagaaataaataaaccctaaataacacccattacaagaAATGCGATAATTTTTAATAGCCAAATAATAAATATGGACACAGGATTATGACACAGGACCTCTTGACAACCATTGCTTTGATGTCATGTTAGATTACTAATTTATATAAAAAGTTAAAttattaaacaaaaaattaaagcTTATTCTAGTGATGAACTAATCCCACATTCATGCAAAAGCTACTGCATCTAAATGCCAAGTAAATTAATGGGTATTTGCACAAAAAGGTTAGATGTCCAAACACGTTAGGAATATCCAGGTCACAAATATGTACCCTTTATTAGATTCACAACCAGTCAAATTCTATAATACCTACTTActgttaaaaaatatatagaagATCAACTTATAGCTCTTATTAGTATGGGAGAAAATATGTTAAATCACACACAAAAGTTAAGAtggtgaaaaaaataaaatctgtAAGTTGTCTTGATTTTAAATTTGTGCAACAAATGACTGCCATTAAAGCTGTGGTACCTAAAATAAGTTTGTGCAACAAATGACTGCGTTAAAGCTATGGTACCTAAAATAAGAATGGCATGAGTGAAATAATTATGCAAGTGGCGACCCAATTCAAGGATTAAGAATTTTGatggaaaaggaaaggaaagaataataggaaaaaaaaaaattcattttttattatattttctttctataaaaaaaaaaaaaacaaaaaaggagaatttattctaatataatttaaaattaagaaaaatcaaatattctCAGGGGGACCGAAATATGTGCAGGAGATTTGATCCATTAGACataagggaattctatatattAACGGCAAAAAGGTACACGAGTCAAGTTAAACTCAACTTTAAGATGAGATCCTGCTTGAAAAATACGAAAGAATACATTTTTCATGTTTCGTATCAAAGAAAGTATGTTTCTCTCTTTAAGCACTTATAATTAAATGTCATTGCCTCTCATGTGCATAAACCTATGATTGGTAGATCTAAGAAGTCCCAAGAGAGAGAGACCTAATTCTaaaatatgaaaaagaaaatCTAACTTTGCGGTGCATATATCATAGAGACCTTCTTTTACTCTTAATAGAAGAAATGTGCATTTTATCTAATTAATTATAAGTTACGAATTCATGCAATACATgtgatattatttattttattctttgtTCGAGTTTCTTAATAATATAATCGGGTTgttccttttaaaaataatcgTAATAGTAAGTTACTACCAACTAAATAAAATAGCGACCAATTCATTAAATTTCATCAATTGCCTATCATTATGACCATTTCTCTATATTATTGACGTCACCATGTGCCCTTGAGTATGCAAATTacgaaaaactaaaaattaaaagaaaaaataaaagcttGTTCATACTcaataaggaaaaaaataaaattgagggagatttttttaattagtttttaggtttttaggtCATTAAAATATGAATCAAGTTGAGGTCATCAATTGGTCAGgctacataaattaaaatttacttttaaaaaatggaaattaCTCTTCCAAATTTAAAAATAGCTTTTAacacataaaacataattttttttttttttccaaaattagttttcaaattttaattatgcAAAAAAGTGGTATTTTGAATATAAGtgttatgatattatgattattttagtTTTATCGAAAAATAAATCAATGGTTTGATTCAATCAACAACTAGAAATGTTTAAActttttcttcaaaaattaacccaaaaaaaatcaaattgaaaatttacacAACTAAGCTCTTTAAAATAACTATAAAATAACCAACTCAAAcataaataatgctgaaaattgAAATGGCTCATAATAGAGGAAACTCGAGAGTAATGAAAATAACTAGAAAGCCTAGTTAGAGCaactcaagtggtaagggcgacTTGTGACTTAGGTGATCCCAATGTCACATCTTCGATTTCCCCTTGAGGCATTATGCCGACGAATTATCAGTAGTGCATCAATGAGTGGATGACTTTCACTTCCCTggatttggtgccgcaccatagtgtccaaaatGGTGCAATGGTGGCTCGAGCTTCCGGGTTatcaaaaaatgaaaacaatTGAGAGTGGTTGCATGTGTTATCTTTCTaatttttattactaaaattTGAAGAATTATAAGGACACTTCTATAACTCCAAATATTATTTCTTCAtattattaaaagaaaataaatgaggCTGAAAGAGGAGAGGATATTAAAGTTCCCTAATctcattttatttgaaaaaaaaaaaaggaaaaaaaatatagcacCATATTTGAGAGCCCAAATcttaaacttaaataaaataaatataaaattatgcTAAATTTGAGAGCAAGTtcaaatttaaaagttaaaattcgTACATCCAAACACAACCTATGGATAACAAATAGTGTAAGGGCATTTAAGAATAATTGTAAATagttataaggatattttggttcCACTTCCACATGCagcttctcttcttctcttcttctgcCGCACTCGCCAACTAGGGTGACAACCAACCCTTCTGAATCTAACCGGTGGCGATTCAACACCATCAACACCGACAATCTTTtacttattttttgttttttctttaacGCTTGCAGTAATTTATGAACtaattatttaaataatgattGACCAGCGAGCGGTACCTGAGGAAGCACCATCGCAGATGACGCGAGCGCCGTTCGCGGGCGAGCAGTTGCGGATTCGGGCCTCCGCCGCCGCGAAGCACGCGAGGCAGTCCACGGCGGAGAGGTACTTCTGGCACTGCACCATCGCGTACACGGGGTCCGAGTTCCCCCACCGCTCCGCCGTCGCTAACCGCCTGTCGCCGCCGTCTGCCGCCAGCTTGCTCCTGAGGTCCGAGAATGTGCCGTTCAGGTTGGCGAAGAAGTTCGGGAGGTTCGTGGCGTTGTACTGGTTGCACCCCGCGTTCAGAAGATTGGCCTGCGGGTCGGAGCGCGCGGAACTCGCCAGCACCGCCATGGCCGCGACGGCGGCAGCGAACCAAAACTCCGCCGTCGGCCTCATCGCCGCCGTCAATGTTGATGGGATGGGACTGAATCCGACATTGGGGTGTGTAGAAAATGGAGAGATTTTTGGAATAGGATGTGGGTGAGACGAGAAGAAGATGAAGTTTGGTTGCAGAGGGATGCGAGCTTGGGCTGTGCTCTAATGGTGATTAGAAGGAAGAGGGAAGAAAAACATGAATGCCGACAAATTTTTGACATCAATTGCGGACTAGGAATTCGATATATATAATATGGCTGCTTGAGATCCCATGATTCGAGACCTTCCTGCGGAAGAGATTTGAAAAGCTTTAAAGTTTGAAGCCGGGCTTATACCGACTGTCAAGCAGCCCACCGCCAGAGTAGTTTTGATTTTTCAAGTCCGcaacatttatttattaatttaattgatattttataataaaaacaaACTTTTGGAATGCCTGTTGATTCATTTTATGGATGaacattttttgaaatttaatcgTAAATCAATGCATAGAAAGTTGTAAGATGGAGCAAATCTCACATTAAATTAGAAAAATTGTGGTGGCCAAGCAAATATACATCATATTTTTCATGTGATTGATCCATCAAATTTTTATAGGGTTGCAAAAACAAAAATATGTGTGATATTTTTGAgcagatttcaattgaaatcctaCAAATCATTTTTGACTCCATAGAAAAAACATTTGTTGGAAATATAATAGATGGGATAAATAAAATGTGAATCCTTATTAGAAGCCCAGGTGTGGAAGGATCATGTTCTTAAATTCAATTTCGTGCTTACGAAGAAAATATCTTGCTATATATGGTCATTGTGTGTACCATTTTCAGGATTACTCAACTGACATGATTTTGTATGATGCCATTTAGTTACCATCAAAATGTAAAtcctaagaaaaaaaataaaagatatagTTGTTTTAAAGAGGAGAAATGAAGAGAAAGTTTCTTAGGTATGAAACTGGATCACGCCTTATATGGACAAAATTAAGACTAATTTCCAGcataataaatacaaaatcattatttaaaaaaaaaaaaacaattttttttttcaaaaacaataaaaaaggaatttttttttgaaaaaaatataaaaaaaaagttgGCGCGTCACTTAACCAAACAATGTTGTTTTGGTGcatgaagaattttttttttttttttttaaaaaaagggaaaCAACACCATTTTGGCGCGTTCCCCCGGTCTTCTTCCTCCTTTGCTTCCACCGTGCGTCACTGGCTACCCTCGCTAAAGGGGACTAAAGAAAAAGTCAAAGAACAGAGGATTTGttctgaaaaaaaataatttttcttatttcAATGAATGACAACGTGAGCACTAGGCCATACAATGAGAAGAATTGAAAAGGAGTTACATCATACAATTGTTAATCAAATAGATATTATGAATCACATAAAATCAGCTATGTTAGCATATACTTAGTAGATTTTGCAATTGATATCGGATCTTTAATAAATATTCAAATAAGAGGATCCTCAGCTGATTTAGTAATAGCCAAAATCATTGACAATTTGATGAAACAGTTGACGGTGTgcttaaatctaaatttaagatctaaaatgCATGCTTTGGAACACAACATTAGATTAGTTTATAGGagatttgcacaatgactcaatgaggtattagcattgcgtggggaaggggatgcagcgaataaatcCAGTCGGGGACACGTGTCcattagcatgctttactgtttcgtaaacaagcattattgctctacttgaaataaaactctaaacagtGATTGTAGGGTTTGCAGAGAAGGGAAATGAGAAGATTCAtagagaaaaaggtcatgaagtGGCATGAGCAAGTCtgtatcttttcaagtcttaatgagaaaatattagaattAAGTAAAATATGTtagtcaaatggacatgaaattggtcatttgtttggtagctgagaaaatcatggaaaataaaatatggccTAGGCACTTTCATCAGTGATCTCGTGCATGAAccatttttttcactttttttttttttcttttctacagtgacattgcaGCCCATATGTCCAGATGAATCCCTAATTTGTGTAACATCTTAGCATTCCTAcggattttcaaaactagaaatttgAAGCATAGATGGAGGGAGGGTGATTGTGGTTACATGGATAATATTTACATTTACCTATTCACTTGTTAGACGAATCTAACTTAGAATTTGACTTTATCTGTGCAATATTTTAATTAAGGACTGATGGAGATGTCAACCCAATcattattactttaacattcattttatcataattatcggtgttcatggtttttttttttgaaaaaattttaatgaaaattcaacaacatgtcatctgtaaattagacattttcccataaaacctatacgtgataggttcaaatagatcatttataagaaattcaaggcacacaagaacctatatgcactaccaacatgcaatacacatcaactgcatccgccatgcaggaggcattctaaactagtatacaatcatgtagcattcaacaattca includes:
- the LOC131155904 gene encoding cold-responsive protein kinase 1-like, which encodes MRPTAEFWFAAAVAAMAVLASSARSDPQANLLNAGCNQYNATNLPNFFANLNGTFSDLRSKLAADGGDRRLATAERWGNSDPVYAMVQCQKYLSAVDCLACFAAAEARIRNCSPANGARVICDGASSGTARWYESSSFYTLPGNEAICGNRTASQTSAFEVAVNALLMDLEVATPSISGFFAASKKRVVGDGGDAVAYGVAQCAETVSKSGCQDCLKVAYSNIQICPPNADGRAVDAGCFLRYSQTSFFVDNQTTNLTPFFGSGGSSKEKAIIGVVVGGVGLILIILTLFVWYRLSRKPKSAIKGDILGATELRGPVNYSYKDLKSATKNFSEENKLGEGGFGGVFKGILKNGKIVAVKKLTISQSSKTKADHEKEVKLISNVHHRKLIRLLGYCSKGPELLLVYEYMANSSLDKFLFGRSNGGLNWEQRFDIIVGMARGLAYLHEEFHVRIIHRDIKSRNILLDDDFQAKIADFGLARLMPEDQSHLSTKFAGTLGYTAPEYAIHGQLSEKVDTYGYGVVILETISGRKSNESKLDPESEYLLERAWKLYEKDMHIGLVDKSLDPNEYKAEDVKRVIEIALMCTQSSVALRPTMSEVVVLLLSKGSLGRTPQTRPIFVDSYQRIRGDTSTCTGSSSNATASFTQFSGR